One Paenibacillus riograndensis SBR5 DNA segment encodes these proteins:
- the cls gene encoding cardiolipin synthase, with product MRRGLQAIVIIAALLAFYYFGFGLLGSTVGTIVSVFSTLTVISIGLGIFMENRNPSTTMSWILLLALIPVVGLILYFLFGQNVFKRRKYDKKAQRDQMAYERIENDALRMHQDWSIFDTTRQKLLGLSQRLARTPISFNSETRILTNGEETFGTLLLELRQAQHHIHMEYYIFRADHIGTRIQQILIEKARAGVAVRFMYDAVGSIQLSRAFLKELSDAGVQVAAYGNSTSFFSSRVNYRNHRKIVVIDGDVGFMGGLNVGDEYLSRSKTYGFWRDTHMLLRGEAVRTMQIIFLQDWMHTTGEKILEQDYLSPQLRFTNGDGAVQIIASGPDNERRALKNIFFSMITSAEKSVWIATPYFIPDEDILTALRVAAMSGLDVRLLFPAKPDKWLPFLASHSYFPALLESGVKIYEYEKGFIHSKLLITDGEIATIGTANMDMRSFHLNFEVNALLLQTESVSRIVADFERDLLSTRQIVHETFMNKRLLERVLESAARLMSPLL from the coding sequence ATGAGAAGAGGATTGCAAGCTATAGTCATTATTGCAGCTTTATTGGCATTTTATTACTTTGGCTTCGGCTTGTTGGGCAGCACCGTCGGGACCATTGTCAGTGTTTTCTCTACATTGACTGTCATTTCCATTGGCCTCGGTATTTTTATGGAGAACCGTAATCCCTCCACTACGATGTCATGGATTCTGCTGCTGGCCTTGATTCCGGTGGTGGGACTCATTCTTTATTTCCTGTTCGGACAAAATGTGTTCAAACGGCGCAAATATGATAAAAAAGCTCAACGTGACCAGATGGCCTATGAGCGGATTGAGAATGATGCTTTGCGCATGCATCAGGACTGGTCGATCTTTGACACCACCCGGCAGAAGCTGCTGGGCTTGTCGCAGAGGCTGGCACGAACCCCGATTTCATTCAATTCCGAGACACGCATCCTGACCAATGGTGAGGAAACGTTCGGCACACTGCTGCTGGAGCTGCGTCAGGCGCAGCACCATATCCATATGGAATATTATATTTTTCGGGCCGATCATATCGGGACCCGCATTCAGCAGATTCTGATTGAAAAAGCCCGTGCGGGCGTTGCCGTCAGATTTATGTATGACGCGGTAGGAAGCATTCAGCTGTCCCGCGCCTTTCTGAAGGAATTAAGCGATGCCGGAGTTCAGGTGGCGGCCTACGGCAATTCCACTTCTTTTTTCTCCAGCCGGGTCAACTACCGCAACCACCGCAAAATTGTCGTGATTGACGGAGATGTCGGCTTCATGGGCGGGCTGAATGTTGGCGATGAATATCTCAGCCGCAGCAAGACCTACGGATTCTGGCGCGATACCCATATGCTGCTCCGGGGTGAAGCGGTGCGGACGATGCAGATTATTTTCCTGCAGGACTGGATGCACACAACAGGCGAAAAAATTCTCGAGCAGGACTACCTCTCCCCGCAGCTGCGGTTCACGAATGGCGACGGGGCGGTACAGATTATCGCCAGCGGGCCGGATAACGAGCGCCGTGCGCTGAAAAATATTTTCTTCTCGATGATCACCTCGGCGGAAAAGTCGGTATGGATCGCTACCCCATACTTTATCCCGGATGAAGATATTTTAACGGCGCTGCGGGTAGCCGCGATGTCCGGGCTGGATGTGCGGCTGCTGTTCCCGGCCAAACCGGATAAATGGCTTCCTTTTCTGGCCTCACACTCCTATTTCCCGGCGCTGCTGGAATCCGGTGTGAAGATCTATGAGTATGAGAAGGGCTTCATTCACTCCAAGCTGCTGATCACCGATGGCGAAATTGCAACCATAGGCACAGCGAACATGGACATGCGCAGCTTCCATTTGAACTTTGAGGTCAATGCGCTGCTGCTGCAGACGGAAAGTGTCTCCCGGATTGTGGCCGACTTTGAGCGCGACCTGCTGTCGACCCGCCAGATTGTGCATGAGACGTTTATGAACAAACGGCTGCTGGAGCGGGTGCTGGAATCGGCGGCAAGGCTGATGTCTCCACTGCTGTAG